One Solanum pennellii chromosome 10, SPENNV200 genomic region harbors:
- the LOC107002590 gene encoding macrophage migration inhibitory factor homolog isoform X1 gives MPCLNISTNVNLEGVDTSSVLSEATSTVAKLIGKPEAYVMIVLKGSVPMAFGGTEQPAAYGELVSIGGLNADVNKKLSAAIADILETKLSIPKSRFFLKFYDTKAHQSQEYAQCLHALHQY, from the exons atgccGTGCCTTAACATTTCTACAAATGTGAACTTGGAAGGAGTTGATACTTCTTCCGTACTTTCTGAAGCTACCTCCACTGTTGCCAAACTCATCGGCAAACCAGAAGCT TATGTCATGATTGTGTTGAAGGGATCTGTTCCCATGGCTTTCGGGGGTACAGAACAGCCCGCTGCCTATGGAGAGTTGGTCTCCATTGGGGGTTTAAATGCTGATGTCAACAAGAAACTCAGTGCTGCAATAGCTGACATACTTGAGACTAAATTGTCTATCCCCAAATCTCGATTTTTCCTGAAATTCTATGATACTAAG GCCCATCAAAGTCAAGAATATGCACAATGTCTTCATGCTTTACACCAGTACTAG
- the LOC107002590 gene encoding macrophage migration inhibitory factor homolog isoform X2, producing MPCLNISTNVNLEGVDTSSVLSEATSTVAKLIGKPEAYVMIVLKGSVPMAFGGTEQPAAYGELVSIGGLNADVNKKLSAAIADILETKLSIPKSRFFLKFYDTKGSFFGWNGSTF from the exons atgccGTGCCTTAACATTTCTACAAATGTGAACTTGGAAGGAGTTGATACTTCTTCCGTACTTTCTGAAGCTACCTCCACTGTTGCCAAACTCATCGGCAAACCAGAAGCT TATGTCATGATTGTGTTGAAGGGATCTGTTCCCATGGCTTTCGGGGGTACAGAACAGCCCGCTGCCTATGGAGAGTTGGTCTCCATTGGGGGTTTAAATGCTGATGTCAACAAGAAACTCAGTGCTGCAATAGCTGACATACTTGAGACTAAATTGTCTATCCCCAAATCTCGATTTTTCCTGAAATTCTATGATACTAAG GGTTCCTTCTTTGGCTGGAATGGATCTACCTTCTGA